ACTCGAACACCGAATTTATCCCGACAACCGGCAAACAATCCTTAGACAATGATTGACTTTGCCAACCTCACTCCCAAACAAAAACACTTCTATGATACCACACGGAAGGTTGTGACCGGCTGCAAATTTTTCAAAAAAGACTCAACACTTCCGGATGCAGAGTTTTTTGCAAAGAGAGGGTTTGTCTGCACCATGACGTCTGATATCTGCGCCTACTACACTGATTCAACCCTTGGGTATGACACCGGAACCCTGTGCGGCAAATACCGGAAAAAAGAGTGAAAAAGTATTATTTGCGCTTCTTCATTTTTCCAATCTCTTCTTCGACCTCGTCAGCTCCTTCTTTGTAGAACTTTGCCTCATCAGGGGCAAGTTCGTGAAGGAGGCGGAGGAACTCGCCTGCATGTACGCGTTCCTCGTCGGCGATGTCTTCGAGAACTTCGATTGCGAGTTTGTTATCGGTTGATTCGGCAAGCTGCTGATACAGCTGGATTGCTTCGTATTCTGCTGCGACCATGAAGCGGATGGCGCGGACAAGTTCTGCATCAGTGAGTTTGCGATCAAATTTCTGGCCTGCGAATGGATTTCCAAATTCTGGCATAGATAGTATGTTTGTTTGCGCTGTGATAAAAGTAGGGATTGGGGA
The nucleotide sequence above comes from Methanorbis furvi. Encoded proteins:
- a CDS encoding ferritin family protein, which gives rise to MPEFGNPFAGQKFDRKLTDAELVRAIRFMVAAEYEAIQLYQQLAESTDNKLAIEVLEDIADEERVHAGEFLRLLHELAPDEAKFYKEGADEVEEEIGKMKKRK